A genomic stretch from Halobellus sp. LT62 includes:
- a CDS encoding AAA family ATPase, translating to MEKNQQSGDDEGPTDTAEHAGNEGLTGAETPSSERDDRSEDVLRSDDRDGSVPVDDVSLDDGQSTVAHSESRAESDSASNSENGPASNVEAESSSNRSQRDVASVERSDTDPSEDPSVSSGNVAVSGSDSPSWDDTSPSGNESPATTATTPDADGEQSHEDINETQKQEDTESIDRPVTPEDIDIKESIGPDDSTRTGSASDDTDVSLDEVVLDDDDSQGLFDDLLSGEPIFENKEVLRPSYTPHELPHRTEQINQMATILVSALRGETPSNILIYGKTGTGKTASAKFVSQELESTSKKYDVPCEVEYINCEVTDTQYRVLAQLANKFIEKNQALIESTLDELTDLRSRVDSDSAVLEESAYETREAITARIEELESDRDEMEPVPMTGWPTDRVYSTFFDAVDYEERVVVIMLDEIDKLVEKSGDDTLYNLSRMNSELENSRISIMGISNDLKFTDFLDPRVKSSLGEEEIVFPPYDANQLRDILQHRANVAFKHEALTDDVIPLCAAFAAQEHGDARRALDLLRTAGELAERGQADTVEEAHVRQAQDKIELDRVVEVVRTLPTQSKIVLFSTILLEKNGVHNVNTGEVFNIYKRLCEEIDADVLTQRRVTDLISELDMLGIVNAVVVSKGRYGRTKEISLSVPLDETEAVLLSDSRLGDIENAQPFVQARFDN from the coding sequence ATGGAAAAAAACCAACAGTCCGGCGACGACGAGGGGCCGACTGACACAGCCGAGCACGCGGGTAATGAGGGATTAACCGGGGCTGAAACGCCGTCCTCGGAGCGAGACGACCGCAGTGAAGACGTGCTCCGAAGCGATGATCGTGATGGTAGTGTCCCGGTAGATGACGTCTCTCTCGACGACGGTCAATCCACCGTTGCTCATTCGGAATCGAGGGCCGAATCTGACTCGGCATCGAACAGTGAAAACGGGCCAGCCTCGAATGTGGAAGCCGAGTCGTCATCGAACCGTTCCCAGCGCGACGTCGCTTCCGTCGAGCGGTCCGATACGGACCCGAGCGAAGACCCCTCTGTTTCGAGTGGAAACGTGGCCGTGAGTGGATCTGATTCCCCGTCTTGGGATGACACCTCGCCTTCCGGAAACGAGTCTCCTGCCACGACCGCGACTACGCCAGACGCGGACGGGGAACAGAGTCACGAAGACATAAACGAGACACAGAAGCAAGAGGACACCGAATCGATAGACCGTCCGGTCACTCCCGAGGACATCGATATCAAAGAGAGCATCGGCCCCGACGATTCGACGCGCACTGGTTCGGCTTCTGACGACACCGACGTCAGTCTCGACGAAGTCGTTCTCGACGACGACGACAGTCAGGGACTGTTCGACGACCTGCTCTCGGGCGAGCCGATCTTCGAGAACAAGGAAGTCCTCCGGCCGTCGTACACCCCGCACGAACTCCCGCATCGGACCGAACAGATCAACCAGATGGCGACGATTCTGGTCTCCGCACTCCGAGGTGAAACGCCCTCGAATATCCTTATTTACGGCAAGACCGGGACCGGAAAGACGGCGAGCGCGAAGTTCGTCAGCCAAGAGCTCGAATCCACCTCGAAAAAGTACGACGTCCCCTGCGAGGTCGAGTACATCAACTGCGAAGTCACCGACACGCAGTACCGCGTGCTCGCGCAGTTGGCGAACAAGTTCATCGAGAAGAACCAAGCGCTGATCGAGTCTACACTCGACGAGCTGACCGACCTCCGCTCGCGCGTGGACTCCGACTCAGCTGTCCTCGAAGAGTCGGCCTACGAGACGAGAGAAGCGATCACAGCGCGGATCGAAGAGCTCGAATCCGACCGCGACGAGATGGAGCCCGTTCCGATGACGGGATGGCCGACAGACCGCGTGTATTCGACGTTCTTCGACGCCGTCGACTACGAGGAGCGCGTCGTCGTCATTATGCTCGACGAGATCGACAAACTCGTCGAGAAATCCGGGGACGACACGCTGTATAACCTCTCGCGGATGAACTCCGAACTGGAAAACTCGCGGATCTCGATTATGGGCATCTCGAACGATCTGAAGTTCACCGATTTCCTCGATCCGCGGGTCAAATCCAGCCTCGGCGAGGAGGAGATAGTCTTCCCGCCGTATGACGCCAACCAACTCCGAGATATCCTCCAGCACCGCGCGAACGTGGCGTTCAAACACGAGGCGCTCACCGACGACGTGATCCCGCTGTGTGCGGCCTTCGCCGCGCAGGAACACGGCGACGCCCGGCGCGCACTCGATCTCCTCCGAACGGCGGGCGAGCTCGCCGAGCGCGGACAGGCCGATACCGTCGAAGAGGCGCACGTCCGACAGGCCCAAGACAAGATCGAACTGGACCGGGTCGTCGAGGTCGTTCGGACGCTCCCGACCCAATCGAAGATCGTCCTGTTCTCGACGATTCTCCTCGAAAAGAACGGCGTCCACAACGTCAACACCGGAGAAGTGTTCAACATCTACAAGCGCCTCTGCGAGGAGATCGACGCCGACGTCCTCACGCAGCGGCGCGTCACCGACCTCATCTCCGAACTAGATATGCTCGGGATCGTCAACGCCGTCGTCGTCTCGAAGGGCCGCTACGGCCGCACGAAAGAGATCTCGCTTTCGGTACCCCTCGACGAAACCGAGGCGGTCCTCCTTTCGGACTCCCGGCTCGGCGATATCGAGAACGCCCAGCCGTTCGTGCAGGCCCGATTCGACAACTGA
- a CDS encoding Era-like GTP-binding protein, translated as MGLFTDLRDSISRAVDRMFSDAEPKRIGIYGPPNAGKTTLANRIARDWTGDAVGPESHIPHETRRARRKENVEIERNGKSVSIDIVDTPGVTTKVDYKEFLEHDMEKDDAVRRSREATEGVAEAMHWLREDVDGVIYVLDSTEDPFTQVNTMLIGIIESQDLPVLIFANKTDLDDSNVQRISNAFPQHETVPLSALEGNNMEEVYGKIAEYFG; from the coding sequence ATGGGACTGTTCACAGACCTCAGAGACAGCATCTCACGGGCCGTCGACCGGATGTTCTCGGACGCCGAGCCGAAGCGGATCGGCATCTACGGACCGCCGAACGCCGGGAAGACGACCCTCGCAAATCGAATCGCACGTGATTGGACGGGTGACGCCGTCGGCCCCGAGAGCCACATCCCGCACGAAACGCGACGCGCACGCAGAAAGGAGAACGTCGAGATCGAGCGGAACGGAAAGAGCGTCAGCATCGACATCGTCGACACCCCCGGTGTCACGACGAAGGTCGATTACAAGGAGTTCCTCGAACACGATATGGAGAAAGACGACGCGGTCCGCCGCTCTCGCGAAGCGACGGAGGGCGTCGCCGAGGCGATGCACTGGCTCCGCGAGGACGTCGACGGCGTGATTTACGTGCTCGACAGCACCGAGGACCCGTTCACGCAGGTCAACACGATGCTGATCGGAATCATCGAGAGCCAAGACCTCCCCGTGCTCATCTTCGCGAACAAGACTGACTTGGACGACTCGAACGTCCAGCGCATCTCGAACGCGTTCCCACAGCACGAGACGGTTCCGCTCTCGGCGCTCGAAGGGAACAATATGGAGGAAGTGTACGGGAAGATCGCGGAGTACTTCGGGTGA
- a CDS encoding DUF2073 domain-containing protein — MPEATPGDSRNGVQIDLISGARMEGLTSMEKIRLILDGVRDGNIVVLEEGLAPDEESKLIEVTMTEISPDEFNGIEIETYPQTGGGSRGILGRIMGKESTKKLTVIGPANQIETLHKDENLISALVSRK, encoded by the coding sequence ATGCCGGAAGCGACACCCGGAGATTCCAGAAACGGCGTTCAGATCGACCTGATCAGCGGAGCGCGGATGGAGGGGCTCACGAGTATGGAGAAGATCCGACTCATCCTCGACGGCGTCCGCGATGGGAACATCGTCGTCCTCGAAGAGGGGCTCGCGCCCGACGAGGAGTCGAAGCTCATCGAGGTCACGATGACCGAGATCAGTCCCGACGAGTTCAACGGCATCGAGATCGAGACGTACCCCCAGACCGGCGGCGGGAGCCGAGGGATCCTCGGCCGGATTATGGGCAAAGAGTCGACGAAGAAACTCACCGTCATCGGTCCCGCGAACCAGATCGAGACACTGCACAAAGACGAGAACCTCATCAGCGCGCTCGTTTCCAGAAAGTAA
- a CDS encoding OapC/ArvC family zinc-ribbon domain-containing protein, whose translation MPHECTNCGRVFDDGSKEMLSGCPNCGGNKFQFRPSTSTDPDESASADPDPRSNQKPQSDRKPRSDQNPQSDRKPRSEPDLDGPAGSDQSPSTPDSAPRTDANTPPTTPRDGDKSDRPRLSRSSKSWPGQDEDSQPADRSPEPTPESRPDPDAERTDAETDTDGTALSADDSAEDTAQASARSDVVSPDELAAASRTSSTTDEPADASPSPNESDGRVIEPSSDERPDLDDLRAELNQQFESIRIVAPGEYELNLMELYDRTEYIISLQEDGRYVIEVPDTWDTTPDSSSDS comes from the coding sequence ATGCCTCACGAATGCACAAACTGCGGGCGAGTGTTCGACGACGGGTCCAAAGAGATGCTGTCGGGCTGTCCGAACTGCGGCGGAAACAAGTTCCAGTTCCGACCGTCGACGTCGACTGACCCGGACGAGAGCGCCTCGGCGGACCCGGATCCTCGGTCGAATCAGAAGCCCCAGTCGGATCGAAAACCTCGATCGGATCAGAACCCTCAGTCGGATCGAAAGCCCCGATCGGAACCGGACTTGGACGGTCCCGCGGGTTCCGACCAGTCACCGTCGACTCCCGATTCCGCGCCACGCACGGACGCGAATACGCCGCCCACGACGCCGCGAGACGGCGACAAATCGGACCGTCCGCGCCTGTCTCGCTCGTCGAAATCGTGGCCGGGCCAAGACGAGGACTCCCAGCCTGCGGACCGATCGCCGGAACCCACGCCTGAATCGCGGCCCGATCCGGACGCGGAGCGAACCGACGCCGAGACCGATACTGACGGGACGGCGCTGTCGGCCGACGACTCCGCAGAGGACACGGCACAGGCGAGCGCCCGGAGCGACGTCGTGTCGCCCGACGAACTCGCGGCGGCGAGTCGGACGAGCTCGACGACGGACGAACCCGCTGATGCGTCTCCCTCTCCGAACGAGAGCGACGGACGCGTCATCGAACCATCGAGCGACGAACGCCCCGACCTCGACGACCTCCGCGCGGAACTCAACCAGCAGTTCGAGAGCATTCGAATCGTCGCACCCGGCGAGTACGAACTCAATCTGATGGAGCTGTACGACCGCACGGAGTACATCATCTCGCTGCAGGAAGACGGCCGCTACGTCATCGAAGTCCCGGACACGTGGGATACAACTCCCGACAGCTCGTCGGACTCGTAG
- a CDS encoding DUF7089 family protein → MFERRDLSADVDAVRETHAPEAIVLNVATDFETVPSAAAEDLGLLVDELDPATYPREWLPDDAPSELYAYAGPDFTVGMPGDGTVAWTRQTIPPTVLVKKRAEGTPADFLEFLLAEAFVQLGTDAPEHFLPFFRETYRDLDAAVPLGPADVYQIAAALYDAWLGLQTRATFVAWEDTHPDLYDAWDDAGDRLEGRLATLPRSVARGQTSFAEATEYACSAVKHGLDLPAPFAALDTQAFVEYGAEYGVKWASKTFEKLEGGEE, encoded by the coding sequence ATGTTCGAGAGACGCGACCTTTCTGCGGACGTCGACGCAGTGCGCGAAACCCACGCGCCCGAGGCGATCGTATTGAACGTCGCGACCGACTTCGAGACGGTTCCGTCGGCGGCGGCGGAGGATCTCGGTCTGCTCGTCGACGAACTCGATCCGGCGACGTACCCCCGCGAGTGGCTTCCGGACGACGCCCCCAGTGAACTCTACGCGTACGCGGGTCCGGATTTCACCGTAGGGATGCCCGGCGACGGGACCGTCGCGTGGACGCGGCAGACGATCCCGCCGACGGTTCTCGTCAAAAAGCGCGCGGAGGGGACGCCGGCCGATTTCCTCGAATTTCTCCTCGCGGAAGCGTTCGTCCAACTCGGCACCGACGCGCCCGAGCATTTCCTGCCGTTCTTCCGGGAGACGTATCGCGACCTCGATGCCGCCGTCCCGCTCGGCCCGGCCGACGTCTACCAGATCGCTGCTGCCCTCTACGACGCGTGGCTCGGCCTCCAGACGAGAGCGACGTTCGTCGCTTGGGAAGACACCCATCCGGACCTCTACGACGCGTGGGACGATGCCGGAGACAGATTGGAGGGCCGACTCGCGACGCTCCCACGGTCGGTCGCCCGCGGTCAGACGTCGTTCGCGGAGGCGACCGAGTACGCCTGCTCGGCGGTCAAACACGGGCTGGATCTCCCCGCGCCGTTCGCCGCGCTCGACACGCAGGCGTTCGTGGAGTACGGCGCGGAGTACGGGGTCAAGTGGGCGTCGAAGACGTTCGAGAAACTGGAAGGCGGCGAGGAGTGA
- a CDS encoding DUF7090 family protein, with product MDYALAIDNAPDSIPGGTGILLLHPSIGETDRIDTDFLKTDTDHFLVISTRTTAREVEQKLEHYDVDESKAVVLDTLSVERGYTRRRTDRVHYVSAPDDLDGIVSQTREFLQSHDGKLRVSVDSVTEMAYYADVDGAYEASKRLLDLLDEHDAVGLFHLSNEVHDEETIERFRDLFDAVVELDVDGHVETEF from the coding sequence ATGGATTACGCGCTCGCGATCGACAACGCACCGGATTCGATCCCCGGCGGGACAGGAATCCTCCTTTTACACCCGAGTATCGGCGAAACGGATCGGATCGACACCGACTTTCTGAAGACGGACACGGATCATTTCTTGGTCATCTCGACGCGGACGACCGCCCGCGAGGTCGAACAGAAACTCGAACACTACGACGTCGACGAATCGAAGGCGGTCGTCCTCGACACGCTCTCCGTCGAACGGGGGTACACTCGACGCCGGACGGACCGCGTCCACTACGTTTCGGCCCCGGACGACCTCGACGGGATCGTCTCGCAGACGCGGGAGTTCTTACAATCCCACGACGGAAAGCTCCGAGTGAGCGTCGATTCGGTGACGGAGATGGCGTACTACGCCGACGTCGACGGCGCGTACGAGGCGAGCAAACGACTGCTCGACCTCCTCGACGAACACGACGCCGTCGGGCTGTTCCACCTCTCGAACGAGGTCCACGACGAGGAGACGATAGAGCGGTTCCGCGACCTCTTCGACGCCGTCGTCGAACTCGACGTCGACGGCCACGTCGAAACCGAATTCTGA
- a CDS encoding DUF2391 family protein: MVGRRRRFALADTVQQIVGGFLLAGPFVVTEEVWVLAQSMGPAQALLTVIIVLAIGYGALYKADDRNPDRETEVGGVPLRFISLIAVSYLSVIILAIAFDAPGTFIGTSEAARVGVAGIGIDPYLVGSTLKAISIGAVFSVIGAATADSLY; this comes from the coding sequence ATGGTCGGTCGTCGTCGCCGCTTCGCCCTCGCGGACACCGTCCAACAGATCGTCGGCGGGTTCCTGTTGGCCGGGCCGTTCGTCGTCACCGAGGAGGTGTGGGTGCTCGCACAGAGTATGGGGCCGGCTCAGGCGCTTCTCACGGTGATTATCGTCCTCGCAATCGGCTACGGGGCGCTGTATAAGGCCGACGACAGAAACCCGGATCGAGAGACGGAGGTCGGCGGCGTTCCCCTCCGCTTCATCTCACTCATCGCCGTCTCGTACCTGTCGGTGATCATCCTCGCGATCGCGTTCGACGCGCCGGGGACGTTCATCGGCACGTCAGAGGCGGCGCGAGTCGGGGTCGCCGGAATCGGCATCGATCCATATCTGGTCGGATCGACGCTGAAGGCGATCAGTATCGGCGCGGTGTTCAGCGTCATCGGCGCGGCGACCGCGGACTCGCTGTATTGA
- a CDS encoding class I SAM-dependent methyltransferase, with amino-acid sequence MSVRAEFDAWATDGRDKGMEDRHWHTAKHALARMPVESGDTVLDLGCGSGYAGRALSDTKNAGRVYGLDGSPAMAKNARSYTDAPNVGYVVGDFDDLPFADDTVDHVWSMEAFYYATDPEHTLEEIERILRPGGTFYCAVNYYEENVHSHEWQERIDVEMTRWSAEEYRAAFREAGLYVAEQDSIPDHEIEIPAVEAFPTEDWESREAMVERYRTYGTLLTVGVAP; translated from the coding sequence ATGAGCGTGAGAGCCGAGTTCGACGCGTGGGCGACGGACGGACGCGACAAGGGAATGGAAGACCGCCACTGGCACACCGCCAAGCACGCGCTCGCGCGAATGCCGGTCGAGTCCGGCGACACGGTCCTCGATCTCGGATGCGGGAGCGGCTACGCCGGACGCGCTCTCTCCGACACCAAGAATGCGGGACGCGTCTACGGCTTGGACGGGTCGCCCGCGATGGCGAAAAACGCCCGGTCCTACACCGACGCCCCGAACGTGGGCTACGTCGTCGGCGACTTCGACGACCTTCCCTTCGCCGACGACACCGTCGACCACGTCTGGAGTATGGAGGCCTTCTACTACGCGACGGACCCGGAACACACGCTCGAAGAGATCGAACGGATCCTCCGCCCCGGCGGCACGTTCTACTGTGCGGTCAACTACTACGAAGAGAACGTCCACTCCCACGAGTGGCAAGAGCGGATCGACGTCGAGATGACGCGCTGGTCAGCCGAGGAGTACCGAGCGGCGTTCCGTGAAGCCGGACTCTACGTCGCAGAACAGGATTCGATCCCGGACCACGAGATCGAGATTCCGGCGGTGGAGGCCTTCCCGACCGAGGACTGGGAGTCTCGGGAGGCGATGGTCGAGCGCTATCGGACCTACGGAACGCTTCTCACGGTCGGCGTCGCTCCCTGA
- a CDS encoding ABC transporter ATP-binding protein: MRLTLEDVRKEYGETVALGERRDEAGPLTVDESANPEVDEGVSFEVDNGEFFTLVGPSGCGKTTTLRLVAGFDSPTSGTIRFDGTEMRGVPPEDRDVGVVFQNYALFPHLSVAENVAYGLRFADPPDGTTRDERVASLLDLVDLPGAGDRDPTELSGGQQQRIALARALAPGPDLLLLDEPMSALDARLRERLRVQIKEIQSTLGITTLYVTHDQEEALAISDRVAVMNDGRIEQIGTPQAVYRRPETRFVAEFVGENNVFEGTVVDVRDRSAEKRPRSASQSGESPVETEGFDRGDEGEDSSGPDSEFRPSQHLTVDVDGSDLHIETSVPVSEGERVVFCVRPEQMQIHGGDGREERRRSEGDSTAVSNVLGTTVSGSEFLGDSTRLHLRWNSRELTVRADDTLSGAVRVGFDAREAHVVEVRERRRP, translated from the coding sequence ATGAGATTGACACTGGAAGACGTGCGAAAGGAGTACGGTGAAACCGTCGCGCTCGGAGAACGACGGGACGAAGCGGGTCCGCTCACCGTCGACGAGAGCGCCAACCCCGAGGTCGACGAGGGCGTCAGCTTCGAGGTCGACAACGGCGAGTTCTTCACGCTCGTCGGCCCGTCGGGCTGCGGCAAGACCACGACGCTCCGACTGGTCGCCGGGTTCGACTCGCCGACGTCGGGGACGATTCGGTTCGACGGAACGGAGATGCGCGGCGTGCCGCCGGAGGACAGAGACGTCGGCGTCGTCTTCCAGAACTACGCGCTCTTTCCGCACCTCTCGGTCGCGGAGAACGTCGCCTACGGGCTCCGGTTCGCGGATCCGCCCGACGGGACGACTCGCGACGAGCGCGTGGCGTCGCTGCTCGACCTCGTCGACCTGCCGGGCGCGGGAGACAGAGACCCGACCGAACTCTCCGGCGGCCAACAGCAGCGGATCGCGCTCGCACGGGCGCTCGCCCCCGGCCCCGACCTCCTGCTCCTCGACGAGCCGATGAGCGCGCTCGACGCCCGCCTCCGAGAGCGGCTTCGGGTGCAGATCAAAGAGATCCAATCGACCCTCGGAATCACCACTCTGTACGTGACCCACGATCAGGAGGAGGCGCTCGCGATCTCCGATCGGGTCGCCGTGATGAACGACGGTCGGATCGAACAGATCGGGACGCCGCAGGCGGTCTACCGCCGTCCGGAGACCCGCTTCGTCGCGGAGTTCGTCGGCGAGAACAACGTCTTCGAGGGAACGGTCGTCGACGTCAGAGACCGGAGCGCGGAAAAACGCCCTCGTTCGGCGTCTCAATCCGGCGAATCTCCAGTTGAAACGGAAGGGTTCGATCGGGGAGACGAGGGCGAAGACAGTAGTGGACCAGATTCGGAGTTTCGACCATCACAGCACCTCACGGTCGACGTCGACGGCAGCGATCTCCACATCGAGACGTCGGTGCCGGTCTCTGAGGGAGAACGCGTCGTGTTCTGCGTTCGACCCGAACAGATGCAGATTCACGGTGGCGACGGCCGGGAGGAGCGCCGTCGATCCGAAGGCGACTCGACGGCGGTGTCGAACGTCCTCGGTACGACCGTATCCGGATCCGAGTTCCTCGGCGATTCGACGCGGCTGCACTTACGGTGGAACAGTCGGGAGTTGACAGTGCGCGCGGACGACACGCTCTCGGGAGCGGTGCGGGTCGGTTTCGACGCCCGCGAGGCGCACGTCGTCGAGGTCAGGGAGCGACGCCGACCGTGA
- a CDS encoding ABC transporter permease has translation MLGAAATALVLVVVFYYPVATVFVDAVFVDGRPTVEPLVSVLTSRFYLVDIFGFTAYQALLSTVASVALGLPGAWILSRFEFRGRETLRSLTILPFVMPSIMVAIGFVATFGRNGTLNGVLGALGLPPVELLFTLEAIVIAHAFYNAPLVARVTTAAWESVDASAIETARSLGASPTWAFRDVVLPQLLPAVAVGATLTFVFTFASFPIVLALGGFQLATVEVFIYSRIQNLAYAEAAALAVVETAISLGLTYWYLRYEGSKRGSGQGARPQPRKSLWPGSWSAKATATRLAIAGYGLVVLAVFVGPIASMVLTSLTGPQGGLTLDHYLFLLERQQTGASYQVRPLPAIANSLRFGVGTLLVAVPMGVVMAVLTTRNFRGRAAIDALAMAPFAVSGIVVGLGLLRGLVFGAEAFGTRIQVTGAIAVVAAHAVGAYPFVTRNVAPLLGNLDPRLVESARSLGATRVRALVDIELPLVAAGVVAGAAFAFAISIGEFDSTVVLAEGSTSYTMPVAVERYLGRRLGPATAMGCVLLAVTSLSFVIIERFGGRYGGRGGF, from the coding sequence ATGCTCGGAGCCGCAGCGACCGCGCTCGTCCTCGTCGTCGTGTTCTATTACCCGGTCGCGACCGTGTTCGTCGACGCGGTGTTCGTCGACGGGCGACCGACGGTCGAACCGCTCGTTTCGGTTCTCACCTCGCGGTTTTACCTCGTGGACATCTTCGGGTTCACGGCGTATCAGGCGCTCTTGTCGACGGTCGCGTCCGTCGCCTTGGGACTGCCCGGCGCGTGGATCCTCTCGCGGTTCGAGTTCCGGGGGCGAGAGACGCTACGCTCGCTGACGATCCTCCCGTTCGTGATGCCCTCGATCATGGTCGCGATCGGGTTCGTCGCGACGTTCGGCCGGAACGGGACGCTCAACGGAGTCTTGGGCGCACTCGGTCTGCCGCCGGTGGAACTGCTTTTCACCCTCGAGGCGATCGTGATCGCGCACGCCTTCTACAACGCGCCGCTCGTCGCGCGGGTGACGACCGCGGCGTGGGAGAGCGTCGACGCCTCCGCGATCGAGACGGCTCGTAGCCTCGGCGCGTCGCCGACGTGGGCGTTTCGCGACGTGGTCCTTCCGCAGTTGCTCCCGGCCGTCGCGGTCGGCGCGACGCTGACGTTCGTCTTCACGTTCGCGTCGTTCCCGATCGTGCTCGCGCTCGGCGGCTTCCAACTCGCGACCGTCGAGGTGTTCATCTACTCGCGGATCCAGAACCTCGCGTACGCCGAGGCGGCCGCCCTCGCGGTCGTCGAGACCGCGATTTCGCTCGGGCTGACGTACTGGTACCTCCGCTATGAAGGCAGCAAGCGCGGGTCTGGACAGGGCGCGCGACCGCAGCCGCGGAAGTCGCTGTGGCCCGGCTCGTGGAGCGCGAAGGCGACGGCGACGCGGCTCGCGATCGCCGGTTACGGCCTCGTCGTGCTCGCGGTGTTCGTCGGCCCGATCGCGTCGATGGTACTCACGAGCCTGACGGGGCCGCAGGGCGGACTGACGCTGGATCACTACCTGTTCCTCCTCGAACGGCAGCAGACCGGCGCGTCGTATCAGGTTCGGCCGCTCCCGGCGATCGCGAACTCGCTGCGGTTCGGGGTGGGGACGCTTCTCGTCGCCGTCCCGATGGGGGTCGTGATGGCCGTGTTGACGACGCGGAACTTCCGCGGGCGCGCCGCGATCGACGCGCTCGCGATGGCCCCGTTCGCCGTCTCGGGGATCGTCGTCGGCCTCGGCCTGCTTCGCGGGCTCGTCTTCGGCGCCGAGGCGTTCGGCACCCGAATCCAAGTGACCGGGGCGATCGCCGTCGTCGCCGCGCACGCGGTCGGCGCGTACCCGTTCGTGACGCGCAACGTCGCGCCGCTGCTCGGGAACCTCGATCCGCGGCTGGTCGAATCCGCGCGGAGCCTCGGCGCGACTCGGGTGCGAGCGCTCGTCGACATCGAGTTACCGCTCGTCGCCGCCGGCGTCGTCGCGGGCGCGGCGTTCGCCTTCGCCATCTCGATCGGCGAGTTCGACTCGACGGTCGTCCTCGCGGAGGGATCGACGAGCTACACGATGCCCGTTGCAGTCGAACGGTATCTGGGGAGACGACTCGGTCCGGCGACGGCGATGGGCTGTGTCCTGCTCGCGGTCACCAGCCTGAGCTTCGTGATCATCGAGCGGTTCGGCGGTCGGTACGGCGGGCGAGGAGGGTTCTGA
- a CDS encoding thiamine ABC transporter substrate-binding protein, with product MKRRTFLRTVGAGGVAGVAGCVGGGGGDDGSTAEPTTGGDGDSTDGTATGTAGPGTPELVVSTYGAFVDAPSTSPGPWLKETFESEFDATITFATPDSEINYYIERALQGADIDADVYVGLNVDMLIRIDERLDDGLFTAVDDVSGRGDVKDGLNFDPEGRIVPYDTSYISLVYNETFDGGDFVAPETFDGLLESDYAGDLLAQNPAGSSTGKSFLLHTIDAKGPDGYLDYWEELQANDVRVLSDWSTSYTAYENEEAPMVVSYSTDQVYASQSGEDLAKHQIRFLNDQGYAYPEGMSIFEGTDEPELARDFFEFMLRPDVQGEIAQRNVAFPATTTAELPEEFAEYAQAPPEAVTFTYDELRDNVSEWTQAWERQFASK from the coding sequence ATGAAACGGAGAACGTTCCTGCGAACGGTCGGTGCCGGCGGTGTCGCCGGAGTGGCGGGCTGCGTCGGCGGCGGTGGCGGTGACGACGGATCGACGGCAGAACCGACCACGGGCGGCGACGGCGACAGCACCGATGGAACGGCGACTGGGACCGCCGGGCCGGGCACCCCGGAACTCGTCGTCTCGACGTACGGCGCGTTCGTGGACGCGCCCTCGACAAGTCCCGGTCCGTGGCTCAAGGAGACGTTCGAATCGGAGTTCGACGCGACGATCACGTTCGCGACCCCGGACAGCGAGATCAACTACTACATCGAGCGGGCTCTCCAGGGGGCCGACATCGACGCGGACGTGTACGTCGGCCTCAACGTGGATATGCTCATCCGGATCGACGAGCGGTTGGACGACGGCCTGTTTACCGCCGTCGACGACGTGTCCGGGCGGGGCGACGTGAAGGACGGCCTGAACTTCGACCCCGAGGGCCGAATTGTCCCGTACGACACCAGCTACATCAGTCTCGTGTACAACGAAACGTTCGACGGCGGCGACTTCGTCGCCCCCGAGACGTTCGACGGCCTCCTCGAATCCGACTACGCGGGCGACCTCCTCGCGCAGAACCCGGCAGGGAGCTCGACCGGGAAGTCGTTCCTGCTGCACACGATCGACGCGAAGGGGCCGGACGGGTATCTCGATTACTGGGAAGAACTGCAGGCGAACGACGTTCGCGTGCTCTCCGATTGGTCGACGTCGTACACGGCCTACGAGAACGAGGAGGCCCCGATGGTCGTCTCCTACTCGACGGACCAAGTGTACGCCAGCCAGTCGGGCGAAGACCTCGCGAAGCACCAGATCCGGTTCCTGAACGATCAGGGCTACGCCTACCCCGAGGGGATGTCGATCTTCGAGGGGACCGACGAGCCGGAACTGGCGCGCGACTTCTTCGAGTTTATGCTGCGGCCCGACGTGCAGGGTGAGATCGCCCAGCGGAACGTCGCCTTCCCGGCGACGACGACGGCGGAGTTGCCCGAGGAGTTCGCCGAGTACGCCCAAGCACCGCCTGAAGCAGTCACTTTCACGTACGACGAACTTCGAGACAACGTGAGTGAGTGGACGCAGGCGTGGGAACGGCAGTTCGCCAGCAAGTGA